Proteins co-encoded in one Alcanivorax sp. genomic window:
- the atpG gene encoding F0F1 ATP synthase subunit gamma: MSSGKEIKGKIASVQSTKKITRAMEMVAASKMRKAQDRMAASKPYASRMRQVVAHLANADLEYRHSYLQEREVKNVGYIVVTSDRGLCGGLNVNLLKNVVKSAKEWEEKGAKTQYCVVGTKGVSFFKSVGGNVEATVNGLGDTPHLNDLIGSIKVMLEAYDKGEIDRLYIVYNEFVNTMTQSPTNIQLLPLEAGEEEELKRHWDYIYEPAPKELLDELLVRFIESQVYQGVVENNACEQAARMIAMKAASDNAGDIIRDLQLVYNKARQAAITQEISEIVGGAAAV; encoded by the coding sequence ATGTCCAGCGGTAAAGAGATCAAAGGCAAGATTGCCAGTGTTCAGAGCACGAAGAAGATTACTCGTGCAATGGAAATGGTGGCAGCTTCCAAGATGCGTAAGGCACAGGATCGTATGGCAGCTAGCAAGCCCTACGCCAGCCGTATGCGTCAGGTGGTTGCCCATCTGGCCAATGCCGATCTGGAATACCGGCACAGCTACCTGCAAGAGCGGGAAGTCAAAAACGTTGGCTACATCGTAGTGACCTCTGACCGGGGTCTCTGCGGTGGTCTCAACGTGAACCTGCTCAAGAACGTTGTCAAAAGCGCGAAAGAATGGGAAGAGAAAGGCGCCAAGACCCAGTACTGCGTAGTGGGTACCAAGGGCGTTTCCTTCTTCAAGAGCGTGGGCGGCAACGTGGAAGCGACAGTTAACGGTCTGGGGGATACCCCGCACCTGAATGATCTGATCGGTTCCATCAAGGTAATGCTGGAAGCCTATGACAAGGGTGAGATCGACCGTCTGTACATCGTGTACAACGAGTTCGTGAACACCATGACCCAGTCGCCCACCAACATTCAGCTTCTGCCGCTTGAAGCCGGCGAAGAAGAAGAGTTGAAGCGCCACTGGGACTACATTTACGAGCCCGCTCCGAAAGAGCTGCTGGACGAACTGCTGGTGCGGTTCATCGAGTCCCAGGTCTATCAGGGTGTGGTTGAAAACAATGCCTGTGAGCAGGCAGCGCGTATGATCGCGATGAAAGCGGCCAGCGATAATGCCGGTGACATCATTCGTGATCTGCAGTTGGTGTACAACAAGGCACGCCAGGCTGCAATTACGCAGGAAATCTCCGAAATCGTTGGTGGTGCTGCTGCGGTCTGA
- the atpD gene encoding F0F1 ATP synthase subunit beta produces MSSGRIVQIIGAVIDVEFPREDVPKVYDALNVDGTETTLEVQQQLGDGVVRTIAMGSTEGLKRGIAVTDTGEPIQVPVGTKTLGRIMDVLGRPIDEAGPIGEEERMSIHRAAPTYAEQAATNELLETGIKVIDLVCPFAKGGKVGLFGGAGVGKTVNMMELIRNIAIEHSGFSVFAGVGERTREGNDFYHEMKDSNVLDKVSLVYGQMNEPPGNRLRVALTGLTMAEKFRDEGRDVLFFVDNIYRYTLAGTEVSALLGRMPSAVGYQPTLAEEMGVLQERITSTKVGSITSVQAVYVPADDLTDPSPATTFAHLDSTVSLSRDIASKGIYPAIDPLDSTSRQLDPLVIGQEHYDIARGVQMVLQRFKELKDIIAILGMDELSEEDKQVVSRARKIERFLSQPFFVAEVFTGSPGKYVSLKDTLAGFKGILNGDYDHIPEQDFYMKGSIDEVVEAYNKRSK; encoded by the coding sequence ATGAGTAGCGGTCGTATTGTTCAGATCATCGGTGCTGTAATCGACGTGGAATTCCCGCGCGAAGACGTACCGAAGGTATATGACGCCCTCAACGTGGACGGTACTGAAACCACGCTGGAAGTTCAGCAGCAGCTGGGCGACGGTGTTGTTCGTACCATTGCCATGGGCTCCACCGAAGGTCTGAAGCGTGGTATCGCCGTGACTGACACCGGTGAGCCGATTCAGGTTCCGGTAGGCACCAAGACCCTGGGCCGTATCATGGACGTGCTGGGTCGCCCGATCGACGAAGCCGGTCCTATCGGTGAAGAAGAGCGCATGTCTATTCACCGTGCAGCTCCTACTTACGCTGAGCAGGCCGCTACCAACGAACTGCTGGAAACCGGCATCAAGGTAATCGACCTGGTTTGCCCCTTCGCGAAAGGCGGTAAGGTTGGTTTGTTCGGTGGTGCGGGTGTAGGTAAAACCGTAAACATGATGGAGCTGATCCGGAACATCGCGATCGAGCACTCCGGTTTCTCCGTGTTTGCGGGTGTGGGTGAGCGTACTCGTGAGGGTAACGACTTCTACCACGAAATGAAGGATTCCAACGTACTGGACAAGGTATCCCTGGTTTACGGTCAGATGAACGAGCCGCCGGGTAACCGTCTGCGTGTAGCGCTGACCGGTCTGACCATGGCCGAGAAGTTCCGTGACGAAGGTCGTGACGTACTGTTCTTCGTCGATAACATCTACCGTTACACCCTGGCCGGTACCGAAGTATCCGCTCTGCTGGGTCGTATGCCTTCTGCGGTAGGTTACCAGCCGACCCTGGCGGAAGAGATGGGCGTTCTGCAGGAACGTATTACCTCCACCAAGGTAGGTTCCATCACCTCCGTACAGGCCGTATACGTACCGGCGGATGACTTGACTGACCCGTCTCCGGCAACCACCTTTGCTCACCTGGATTCCACTGTATCCCTGAGCCGTGACATCGCCTCCAAGGGTATCTACCCGGCGATCGACCCGCTGGATTCCACCTCTCGTCAGCTGGATCCGCTGGTCATCGGTCAGGAACACTACGACATCGCTCGTGGCGTTCAGATGGTGCTGCAGCGCTTTAAAGAGCTGAAGGACATCATCGCGATTCTGGGTATGGACGAACTGTCTGAAGAAGACAAGCAAGTCGTATCCCGCGCCCGTAAGATCGAGCGCTTCCTGTCCCAGCCGTTCTTCGTGGCAGAAGTATTTACCGGTTCTCCCGGCAAGTACGTTTCCCTGAAAGACACCCTGGCAGGCTTCAAGGGTATCCTGAACGGCGACTACGACCACATTCCGGAGCAGGACTTCTACATGAAGGGTTCTATCGACGAAGTGGTAGAAGCCTACAACAAGCGTAGCAAGTAA
- a CDS encoding F0F1 ATP synthase subunit epsilon, protein MAMTVHCDIVSAERQLFSGLVEIVVASGVEGDLGIMPGHAPLLTRLQPGPVRVKKQNGEEEVFYVSGGFLEVQPKLVTVLADTAERAENMDAAEAERAKTRAKEALEGKNSEMDYSRAAATLAESMAQLRTIEQLKKKAR, encoded by the coding sequence ATGGCGATGACCGTGCATTGCGACATTGTAAGTGCAGAACGCCAGCTGTTCTCCGGCCTGGTTGAAATCGTGGTAGCTTCCGGTGTGGAAGGTGACCTCGGGATCATGCCTGGCCACGCCCCGCTCCTGACCCGGCTCCAGCCGGGCCCGGTACGGGTGAAGAAGCAGAATGGTGAAGAAGAAGTGTTCTACGTATCCGGCGGCTTCCTGGAAGTGCAGCCGAAGCTGGTTACCGTACTGGCGGATACCGCGGAACGCGCCGAAAACATGGACGCCGCTGAAGCCGAGCGCGCCAAGACCCGAGCCAAAGAAGCGCTGGAAGGGAAGAACTCCGAAATGGATTACTCCCGTGCCGCCGCCACCCTGGCTGAGTCCATGGCACAGCTGCGTACCATCGAACAGTTGAAGAAAAAGGCCCGGTAA
- the glmU gene encoding bifunctional UDP-N-acetylglucosamine diphosphorylase/glucosamine-1-phosphate N-acetyltransferase GlmU, with product MSLAVVILAAGKGTRMKSALPKVLHEVAGKAMVQHVVDAADSLNANNTVVVYGHGGDQVQATVSGSNLQWAEQAEQLGTGHAVAQAMPAVKEDIVLVLYGDVPLIRPETLREFVECVDDSTLALMTLTLDDPSGYGRIVRDGQNNVQRIVEQKDATENELGIQEINTGILACTRSFLDDCLPKLSSNNAQGEYYLTDVIAMAVQSGLSVETLQPQFAWEVDGVNDRVQLARLERLYQQAQAESLMRDGVTLRDPARLDIRGSVQIASDVIIDVNVVLEGDVTIEEGVTIGPNCIIRDANIGAGTVVEANSLIDGAVVGDQCTIGPYARLRPGTELADNAKIGNFVETKKSYVGEGSKVNHLTYIGDSQIGKGVNVGAGTITCNYDGVNKFQTIMKDGAFIGSNSSLVAPVTIGENATVGAGSTVTKDVDDNGLAVARGQQRNVANWKRPTKK from the coding sequence ATGAGTCTCGCCGTCGTAATTCTTGCCGCCGGCAAGGGCACTCGCATGAAGAGTGCACTACCGAAAGTGCTCCATGAAGTGGCCGGCAAGGCCATGGTCCAGCACGTGGTGGATGCCGCTGATAGCCTCAACGCCAACAATACCGTAGTGGTCTACGGCCATGGGGGCGACCAGGTGCAGGCCACCGTCAGTGGCAGCAACCTGCAATGGGCCGAGCAGGCCGAACAGCTGGGCACCGGCCATGCCGTCGCCCAGGCCATGCCCGCGGTAAAGGAAGACATCGTACTGGTACTGTACGGCGACGTGCCGCTGATCCGTCCGGAAACCCTGCGTGAGTTCGTGGAATGCGTGGACGACAGCACCCTGGCACTGATGACCCTGACCCTGGACGACCCCAGTGGCTATGGCCGTATCGTCCGTGACGGCCAGAACAATGTGCAGCGCATTGTGGAGCAGAAAGATGCCACAGAAAATGAGCTGGGCATCCAGGAAATCAATACCGGGATCCTCGCCTGCACCCGCAGCTTCCTGGATGACTGCCTGCCCAAACTGTCCAGCAACAACGCTCAGGGCGAGTACTACCTTACCGACGTGATCGCCATGGCGGTACAGTCCGGCCTGAGCGTGGAAACCCTGCAACCCCAATTCGCCTGGGAAGTGGACGGCGTCAACGACCGGGTGCAGCTGGCCCGGCTGGAGCGCCTCTACCAGCAGGCCCAGGCAGAATCCCTGATGCGCGATGGCGTCACCCTGCGTGACCCGGCGCGTCTGGATATCCGCGGCAGCGTGCAGATCGCCAGCGATGTGATCATCGATGTGAACGTGGTGCTGGAAGGCGACGTGACCATCGAGGAAGGCGTCACCATCGGCCCCAACTGCATCATCCGCGATGCCAACATTGGCGCCGGTACCGTGGTGGAAGCCAACAGCCTGATCGACGGCGCGGTGGTGGGTGACCAGTGCACCATCGGCCCCTACGCGCGTCTACGCCCGGGCACCGAACTGGCGGACAACGCCAAGATCGGCAACTTCGTGGAAACCAAGAAATCCTATGTAGGTGAAGGCTCCAAGGTGAACCACCTCACCTACATCGGCGACAGCCAGATCGGCAAGGGTGTGAATGTGGGTGCCGGTACCATCACCTGTAATTACGACGGCGTGAACAAGTTCCAGACCATCATGAAGGATGGCGCCTTCATCGGCTCCAATTCATCACTGGTAGCGCCGGTCACCATCGGTGAGAATGCCACCGTGGGCGCCGGCAGCACCGTCACCAAGGACGTGGACGACAACGGCCTCGCCGTGGCCCGTGGCCAGCAGCGCAATGTGGCGAACTGGAAACGCCCCACGAAGAAATAA